One genomic region from Streptomyces sp. Li-HN-5-11 encodes:
- a CDS encoding hydrophobic protein — translation MVPILLVLLLALVLFGAGFAVKVLWWIALAVLVVWLLGFLVRGTSAAGGRGRWYRW, via the coding sequence ATGGTTCCCATCCTGCTCGTACTGCTTCTGGCTCTCGTTCTCTTCGGGGCCGGATTCGCGGTGAAGGTGCTCTGGTGGATTGCACTGGCAGTCCTGGTCGTCTGGCTGCTGGGATTCCTGGTGCGCGGCACCTCCGCGGCCGGAGGAAGGGGCCGCTGGTACAGGTGGTGA
- a CDS encoding Vms1/Ankzf1 family peptidyl-tRNA hydrolase — MDLAFLHPLYEHPGPWASVYVDTSHHAEDTPHELHLTAQAMVRELSRQGADDATCQAVESAIEDLRHSPDPHGRALFARAGAVVLDPHLACPPPGGSRAEWAPLPRVAPLLDLAGEDPVAIVAYVDRKGADFELRSALGRQKAGAVVGQQWPIHRTSSVDWSERHFQLKVENTWEHNAAEIADALSVCQEESRADLLIMVGDDRERREVRGRLPKRLHDRVVDAAHGTGSRLLDEDVERIRAEHVRHRLEAELDRFRAARTPDDEGRAGAVEGVPALVEAAREHRLEELLIRPGGGDNHREVWIGEDADQLAVRRTDLRILGEQHSWAARADDALIRSAVTTDAAALSLGVLTPATEEEPEDIPAGGLGAVLRWR, encoded by the coding sequence ATGGATCTCGCCTTTCTGCATCCACTGTACGAACACCCGGGCCCTTGGGCCTCCGTGTACGTGGACACCTCCCACCACGCGGAGGACACGCCGCACGAGCTGCATCTGACGGCGCAGGCGATGGTCCGGGAGCTGTCGCGGCAGGGGGCGGACGACGCCACGTGCCAGGCCGTGGAGAGCGCGATCGAGGACCTGCGCCACTCCCCCGATCCGCACGGGCGAGCCCTGTTCGCACGGGCCGGCGCCGTCGTCCTCGACCCGCACCTGGCCTGTCCGCCGCCGGGCGGCAGCCGAGCCGAGTGGGCGCCGCTGCCGCGCGTGGCGCCGCTGCTGGACCTGGCGGGTGAGGACCCGGTCGCCATCGTCGCGTACGTCGATCGCAAGGGCGCGGACTTCGAGCTGCGCAGCGCGCTGGGCCGGCAGAAGGCCGGCGCGGTCGTGGGGCAGCAGTGGCCGATCCACCGCACGAGCAGCGTCGACTGGTCGGAGCGGCACTTCCAGCTGAAGGTGGAGAACACCTGGGAGCACAACGCGGCGGAGATCGCCGACGCGCTCAGCGTCTGCCAGGAGGAGTCCCGGGCCGATCTGCTGATCATGGTCGGTGACGACCGGGAGCGGCGTGAGGTGCGCGGGCGGCTGCCCAAGCGGCTCCACGACCGCGTCGTGGACGCCGCCCACGGCACCGGCAGCCGGCTGCTGGACGAGGACGTGGAGCGGATCCGCGCCGAGCACGTGCGCCATCGTCTCGAGGCCGAACTGGACCGGTTCCGGGCGGCCCGCACACCGGACGACGAGGGCCGGGCAGGCGCCGTGGAGGGCGTGCCCGCACTGGTCGAGGCGGCCCGCGAGCACCGCCTGGAGGAACTGCTGATCCGCCCGGGCGGCGGCGACAACCACCGTGAGGTGTGGATCGGCGAGGACGCGGACCAGCTGGCCGTACGCCGTACGGATCTGAGGATCCTCGGCGAGCAGCACTCGTGGGCGGCGCGTGCCGACGACGCCCTGATCCGCTCCGCGGTCACCACGGACGCGGCGGCCCTGTCGCTGGGCGTGCTGACGCCGGCGACGGAGGAGGAGCCGGAGGACATCCCCGCGGGCGGCCTGGGCGCCGTCCTGCGCTGGAGGTGA
- a CDS encoding DUF6158 family protein, protein MNEHDERGDTMTGVDPGRLDDQQLMKELETIHRTRHDTLLYGSNDALRAHNERMAQLEGEYLRRNPRRLVAAGRTREGARERGCGESATPRA, encoded by the coding sequence ATGAACGAACACGACGAGCGGGGCGACACCATGACCGGAGTGGACCCGGGTCGGCTGGACGACCAACAGCTCATGAAGGAGCTGGAGACCATCCACCGCACGCGTCACGACACGCTGCTGTACGGCTCGAACGACGCGTTGCGGGCCCACAACGAGCGAATGGCGCAGCTCGAGGGCGAGTATCTGCGCCGCAATCCCCGCCGCCTGGTCGCCGCGGGCCGCACCCGTGAGGGAGCCAGGGAGCGCGGGTGCGGAGAGTCGGCGACCCCCCGCGCCTGA
- a CDS encoding gas vesicle protein K: MTRRNHLDLEPDTVERDLVKLVLTVVELLRQLMERQALRRFDVGDLTEEQEERIGLTLMLLEDRMAELRDRYGLRPEDLNLDLGPLGPLLPRE; this comes from the coding sequence GTGACGCGGCGCAACCATCTCGACCTGGAACCCGACACCGTCGAGCGGGACCTCGTCAAGCTCGTGCTCACCGTCGTGGAGCTGCTGCGTCAGCTCATGGAACGGCAGGCGCTGCGCCGCTTCGACGTCGGTGACCTGACCGAGGAGCAGGAGGAGCGGATCGGGCTCACGCTCATGCTCCTGGAAGACCGCATGGCCGAGCTGCGCGACCGCTACGGACTGCGGCCCGAGGACCTCAATCTGGACCTCGGGCCGCTGGGGCCACTGCTTCCCCGGGAATGA
- a CDS encoding gas vesicle protein, whose translation MTVVERREIALVDLLDRLLAGGVVITGDITLRIADVDLVRIDLNALISSVNAQVPSPFEELP comes from the coding sequence ATGACGGTCGTCGAACGCCGTGAGATAGCCCTGGTCGACCTGCTCGACCGGCTGCTCGCCGGCGGCGTCGTCATCACGGGTGACATCACCCTGCGCATCGCGGACGTCGACCTGGTCCGCATCGACCTGAACGCGCTGATCAGCTCGGTCAACGCACAAGTCCCGTCGCCCTTCGAGGAGTTGCCGTGA
- a CDS encoding histidine phosphatase family protein, translated as MTSPAARAGAGPLRRLVVLRHAKSAWPEAVADHERPLAARGRRDAPAAGRALAEADCLPDLALCSTALRARQTWELASAQWGTPPPVRYDPRLYAAGVPALLAAVREAPPEVGTLLLLGHNPGLEELVLELAREGLDDALDRLREKFPTSAIAVLAWRGTGWRALAPGTALLTELIVPRGAKRSS; from the coding sequence GTGACGTCCCCGGCCGCCCGCGCGGGCGCGGGCCCCCTGCGCCGGCTGGTGGTGCTGCGGCACGCCAAGTCGGCGTGGCCCGAGGCCGTCGCCGATCACGAGCGTCCTCTCGCTGCCCGGGGCCGCAGGGACGCGCCCGCCGCGGGCCGTGCCCTCGCCGAAGCCGACTGCCTGCCCGATCTCGCCCTCTGCTCCACCGCCCTGCGCGCCCGCCAGACCTGGGAGCTGGCCTCCGCCCAGTGGGGCACCCCGCCGCCCGTGCGGTACGACCCGAGGCTGTACGCCGCCGGTGTTCCCGCCCTGCTGGCGGCCGTACGCGAGGCGCCGCCCGAGGTCGGGACGCTGCTGCTGCTCGGCCACAACCCCGGCCTGGAGGAACTGGTCCTCGAACTCGCCCGGGAGGGCCTGGACGACGCGCTGGACCGGCTCCGCGAGAAGTTCCCGACGTCCGCGATCGCCGTCCTCGCCTGGCGCGGTACCGGCTGGCGGGCCCTCGCCCCCGGCACGGCCCTGCTCACGGAGCTGATCGTGCCCCGGGGCGCCAAGCGGTCCTCCTGA
- a CDS encoding ATP-binding cassette domain-containing protein: protein MGHLEAAHLEYHLPDGRTLLGDVSFRVGEGAAVALVGPNGAGKTTLLRLISGELKPHGGTVTLSGGLGVMRQFVGSVRDETTVRDLLVSVAPPRIREAAKAVDAAEHALMTVDDEAAQLRYAQALADWAEARGYEAETLWDMCTTAALGVPYDKAQWRQVRTLSGGEQKRLVLEALLRGTDEVLLLDEPDNYLDVPGKRWLEERLRETRKTVLFVSHDRELLARAAEKIVSVEPGPAGADAWVHGGGFATYHEARRERFARFEELRRRWDEKHAQLKKLVLNLRQAATVSHELASRYQAAQTRLRKFEEAGPPPEPPREQDIRMRLKGGRTGVRAVTCAGLELTGLMKPFDLEVFYGERVAVLGSNGSGKSHFLRLLAGEDVAHTGDWKLGARVVPGHFAQTHAHPELQGRTLLGILWEEHAQDRGAAMSRLRRYELTGQAEQTFDRLSGGQQARFQILLLELTGVTALLLDEPTDNLDLESAEALQEGLEAFDGTVLAVTHDRWFARSFDRYLVFGSDGRVRETAEPVWDERRVERAR from the coding sequence ATGGGACATCTGGAAGCCGCGCACCTGGAATACCACCTCCCCGACGGCAGGACGCTGCTCGGCGACGTGTCCTTCCGCGTGGGCGAGGGAGCCGCGGTGGCCCTCGTGGGCCCCAACGGCGCCGGCAAGACCACGCTGCTGCGGCTGATCTCCGGCGAGCTGAAACCGCACGGCGGCACCGTCACCCTCAGCGGCGGCCTGGGCGTGATGCGGCAGTTCGTCGGGTCGGTACGGGACGAGACGACCGTGCGCGACCTGCTCGTGTCGGTGGCGCCGCCGCGCATCCGCGAGGCCGCGAAGGCCGTCGACGCCGCCGAGCACGCCCTGATGACCGTCGACGACGAAGCCGCCCAGCTGCGGTACGCGCAGGCACTCGCCGACTGGGCCGAGGCGCGCGGCTACGAGGCCGAGACGCTGTGGGACATGTGCACCACGGCCGCGCTCGGCGTGCCCTACGACAAGGCGCAGTGGCGGCAGGTGCGGACCCTGTCCGGCGGCGAGCAGAAACGGCTGGTCCTGGAGGCGCTGCTGCGCGGCACCGACGAGGTGCTGCTGCTCGACGAACCCGACAACTACCTCGACGTGCCGGGCAAACGCTGGCTGGAGGAGCGGCTGAGGGAGACCCGCAAGACGGTCCTGTTCGTCTCCCACGACCGCGAGCTCCTCGCCCGCGCCGCCGAGAAGATCGTGTCGGTCGAACCCGGCCCGGCCGGCGCCGACGCGTGGGTGCACGGCGGCGGCTTCGCCACCTACCACGAGGCCCGGCGGGAACGCTTCGCCCGCTTCGAGGAACTGCGCAGACGCTGGGACGAGAAGCACGCGCAGCTGAAGAAGCTGGTGCTGAACCTGCGTCAGGCGGCCACCGTCAGCCACGAGTTGGCCTCCCGCTACCAGGCGGCCCAGACACGGCTGCGCAAGTTCGAGGAGGCGGGCCCGCCGCCCGAGCCGCCGCGCGAGCAGGACATCAGGATGCGGCTGAAGGGCGGCCGCACCGGTGTCCGGGCGGTCACCTGCGCGGGCCTGGAACTGACCGGGTTGATGAAGCCCTTCGACCTGGAGGTCTTCTACGGCGAACGCGTCGCCGTCCTCGGCTCCAACGGCTCCGGCAAGTCCCACTTCCTGCGGCTGCTGGCCGGTGAGGACGTCGCGCACACCGGGGACTGGAAGCTCGGGGCACGGGTGGTGCCGGGCCACTTCGCCCAGACCCACGCCCACCCCGAACTGCAGGGGCGCACGCTCCTCGGCATCCTGTGGGAGGAACACGCACAGGACCGCGGCGCCGCCATGTCCCGGCTGCGCCGCTACGAGCTGACCGGCCAGGCCGAGCAGACCTTCGACCGTCTCTCCGGCGGCCAGCAGGCCCGCTTCCAGATCCTGCTGCTGGAACTCACGGGCGTCACGGCCCTGCTCCTGGACGAGCCGACCGACAACCTGGACCTGGAGTCCGCCGAGGCCCTCCAGGAGGGCCTGGAGGCCTTCGACGGCACGGTCCTCGCGGTGACCCACGACCGCTGGTTCGCCCGCTCCTTCGACCGCTACCTGGTCTTCGGCAGCGACGGCCGCGTCCGTGAGACGGCCGAGCCCGTCTGGGACGAGCGACGGGTGGAACGAGCCCGCTGA
- a CDS encoding phosphatase PAP2 family protein yields the protein MSPDVDLTTPKSGAHAVLQRLLSLDCRVFEFAAERHWPGAERVLPRLSRSANHGVLWFATAAAVAASRTPRARRAAARGLASLSLASLTINTLGKRSVRRPRPVLDPVPLVRQLKRQPITTSFPSGHAASAAAFATGVALESPAWGAVVAPVAFSVAASRVYTGVHFPSDVLAGAALGAGAAFAVRGMVPTRAQIAPPARPRADVPALPGGEGLVLVANNGSGTADRARALRAALPAAEIVECRPDDLRAELEKAAQRARVLGVCGGDGTVNAAAEVALRHGLPLAVLPGGTLNHFAYDLGVEDVRDLSRALEQGEGVRVDVARFVSGHKRGVFLNTFSLGVYPELVRERERWADRIGGWPAGVLAALRVLRADRHPLEAELRGRAHPLWLLFAGNGTYHRMGLAPGRRLDLADGMLDVRVVHGGRRPALRLLSAALAGPLTRSPAHAAAQVGRLHLTGVAPGTLLAYDGEVTEAEGEVRLEKLPEALTVYRPLP from the coding sequence ATGAGCCCTGACGTCGACCTCACCACTCCGAAGAGCGGTGCCCATGCCGTCCTGCAGCGGTTGCTGTCCCTGGACTGCCGCGTGTTCGAGTTCGCGGCCGAGCGGCACTGGCCCGGCGCCGAGCGGGTGCTGCCGCGGCTGAGCAGGAGCGCGAACCACGGGGTGCTGTGGTTCGCGACGGCGGCCGCCGTCGCGGCGAGCCGCACCCCGCGCGCCCGCCGTGCCGCCGCCCGGGGCCTGGCCTCGCTGAGCCTGGCCTCGCTGACCATCAACACGCTCGGCAAGCGTTCGGTGCGCCGTCCGCGGCCCGTGCTGGATCCGGTGCCCCTGGTGCGGCAGCTGAAGCGACAGCCGATCACCACGTCCTTTCCGTCCGGTCACGCGGCCTCCGCGGCCGCATTCGCGACCGGTGTGGCCCTGGAGTCCCCGGCCTGGGGCGCCGTGGTGGCCCCGGTCGCCTTCTCGGTCGCGGCCTCCCGGGTCTACACCGGTGTGCACTTCCCGAGCGACGTGCTGGCGGGCGCGGCCCTGGGGGCGGGCGCCGCGTTCGCGGTGCGGGGCATGGTGCCGACGCGCGCCCAGATCGCCCCGCCGGCCCGGCCCCGGGCCGACGTGCCGGCGCTCCCCGGCGGCGAGGGCCTGGTGCTCGTGGCCAACAACGGCTCCGGCACCGCCGACCGCGCCCGCGCGCTGCGCGCCGCACTGCCGGCGGCGGAGATCGTGGAGTGCCGGCCGGACGACCTGCGTGCCGAGTTGGAGAAGGCGGCGCAGCGGGCCCGGGTGCTCGGGGTGTGCGGCGGCGACGGCACCGTGAACGCGGCCGCCGAGGTGGCCCTGCGGCACGGTCTGCCGCTGGCGGTGCTGCCCGGCGGCACCCTGAACCACTTCGCGTACGACCTGGGTGTGGAGGACGTACGGGACCTGAGCCGGGCCCTGGAACAGGGCGAGGGGGTGCGCGTCGACGTCGCCCGGTTCGTCTCCGGGCACAAGCGGGGCGTCTTCCTCAACACGTTCAGCCTTGGCGTGTATCCGGAGCTGGTGCGGGAGCGCGAGCGCTGGGCGGACCGGATCGGCGGGTGGCCGGCCGGGGTGCTGGCGGCGCTGCGGGTGCTGCGCGCCGACCGGCATCCGCTGGAGGCGGAGTTGCGGGGCCGGGCCCATCCGTTGTGGCTGTTGTTCGCCGGCAACGGCACCTATCACCGCATGGGCCTCGCACCGGGCCGCCGGCTGGACCTGGCGGACGGGATGCTCGACGTCCGGGTGGTGCACGGAGGCCGCCGGCCGGCCCTGCGGCTGCTGTCGGCGGCCCTCGCGGGCCCCCTGACCCGATCTCCGGCTCATGCGGCGGCCCAGGTGGGCCGGCTGCACCTGACCGGCGTGGCCCCGGGCACGCTCCTGGCCTACGACGGCGAGGTCACGGAGGCGGAGGGCGAGGTGCGGCTGGAAAAGCTGCCCGAGGCGCTGACCGTCTACCGCCCGCTGCCCTGA
- a CDS encoding methyltransferase domain-containing protein — MPKPQETAVYTHGHHESVLRSHVWRTAANSAAYLLGSLKPHMKILDIGCGPGTITADLAELVPDGHVTGVDHAPGILEQARATAAERGLGNVDFAVADVHALDYPDDTFCVVHAHQVLQHVGDPVQALREMRRVTKPGGLVAVRDGDYAAMTWYPEAPGLDDWLDLYRRVARANGGEPDAGRRLRSWALAAGFTEAAVTATSTTWTFATPAEREWWSGLWADRTLASAYAERATGGGHATEEQLRAVSRAWREWGEREDGWFAVLHGEILCRKEA, encoded by the coding sequence ATGCCCAAGCCGCAGGAGACGGCCGTCTACACGCACGGCCACCACGAGTCCGTACTGCGCTCGCACGTCTGGCGCACCGCCGCCAACTCCGCGGCCTACCTCCTCGGCTCACTGAAGCCCCACATGAAGATCCTCGACATCGGCTGCGGGCCGGGCACCATCACCGCCGACCTGGCGGAACTGGTCCCCGACGGTCACGTCACGGGCGTCGACCACGCGCCCGGCATCCTGGAGCAGGCCCGGGCCACGGCCGCCGAGCGAGGGCTCGGCAACGTCGACTTCGCGGTCGCGGACGTGCACGCCCTGGACTACCCGGACGACACGTTCTGCGTCGTCCACGCCCACCAGGTGCTGCAGCACGTGGGCGACCCCGTGCAGGCGCTGCGCGAGATGCGGCGGGTGACGAAGCCGGGCGGGCTCGTCGCCGTCCGGGACGGGGACTACGCGGCGATGACGTGGTATCCCGAGGCGCCGGGGCTGGACGACTGGCTGGACCTGTACCGGCGGGTGGCCCGCGCCAACGGCGGTGAGCCGGACGCCGGGCGCCGGCTGCGGTCCTGGGCCCTGGCGGCGGGCTTCACGGAAGCCGCCGTCACCGCCACCTCCACCACCTGGACGTTCGCCACTCCGGCCGAGCGGGAGTGGTGGAGCGGCCTGTGGGCCGACCGCACGCTGGCGTCCGCGTACGCCGAGCGGGCCACCGGGGGCGGCCATGCGACCGAGGAGCAGTTGCGGGCCGTCTCACGGGCCTGGCGGGAGTGGGGGGAGCGGGAGGACGGCTGGTTCGCCGTCCTGCACGGAGAAATTCTGTGCCGGAAGGAAGCCTGA